One Chitinophagaceae bacterium C216 genomic window carries:
- the lutC_2 gene encoding Lactate utilization protein C: MSNKQEFLQSVRESLKKRTKTEYPKIPTYEKKNVDLKSLFEINLKLAAVDFYDVSSVEEAQKIMQEKLSDTKVVCSATDEWKGNKDINKIARPQDLADVDLGIFRAEFGVAEMGMVWVTEKSLKVNAIGFLSQHLAVLLDPADITENMHTAYNTPGLFDVNYGCFVMGPSATADIGAVLVRGAQGAKSLTLFFLKK, translated from the coding sequence ATGAGCAATAAACAAGAATTTTTACAATCGGTACGGGAAAGTTTGAAAAAACGCACCAAAACCGAATACCCAAAAATCCCGACTTACGAAAAGAAGAATGTGGATTTGAAATCCCTTTTTGAAATAAATCTGAAATTGGCAGCGGTAGATTTTTACGATGTTTCTTCTGTGGAAGAAGCTCAAAAAATAATGCAGGAAAAACTGTCTGACACAAAAGTTGTTTGTTCAGCTACCGATGAGTGGAAAGGAAATAAAGACATCAACAAAATCGCTCGTCCGCAAGATTTGGCAGATGTGGATTTGGGAATTTTCCGGGCTGAATTTGGCGTTGCAGAAATGGGAATGGTTTGGGTAACGGAAAAATCGCTGAAAGTGAATGCTATCGGGTTTTTGTCGCAGCATTTAGCCGTGCTATTAGACCCTGCCGATATTACCGAAAATATGCACACTGCTTACAATACTCCCGGTTTATTCGATGTGAACTACGGCTGTTTTGTAATGGGACCATCAGCAACTGCCGACATCGGAGCGGTTTTGGTTCGTGGTGCACAAGGAGCAAAATCTTTGACTTTGTTTTTTCTGAAGAAATAA
- the dps2 gene encoding DNA protection during starvation protein 2: MGEQLKNKIMAKADIGLTPKQTEILAEMLEPLLADEFLLYLKTRNAHWNVEGPDFHTVHVYFEQLYTELENVVDEVAERLRKLGHYAPATMKQYLSLTHLSEQGDGKNDSLSYMKNLLADHDAIIVYLRECIVKIGNEVEFAYGTSDYLTTLMEQHETTAWMLRSHLK; encoded by the coding sequence ATGGGTGAACAATTAAAAAACAAAATTATGGCAAAAGCAGATATTGGTCTTACACCAAAACAAACAGAAATCCTTGCAGAAATGTTAGAGCCTTTATTGGCTGATGAATTTTTACTGTACCTTAAAACCCGTAATGCACATTGGAACGTGGAAGGACCGGATTTTCATACGGTACACGTCTATTTTGAACAACTTTATACGGAATTGGAAAACGTAGTAGATGAAGTTGCTGAAAGATTAAGAAAATTGGGACATTATGCACCTGCAACGATGAAGCAATATCTTAGTTTAACGCATTTATCGGAACAAGGAGATGGAAAAAACGATAGTTTGAGCTATATGAAAAATCTTTTGGCAGATCACGATGCAATTATCGTCTATCTTCGGGAATGTATTGTAAAAATTGGTAATGAAGTAGAATTTGCTTACGGAACAAGCGACTATCTTACCACGTTAATGGAGCAGCACGAAACTACAGCTTGGATGCTACGTTCGCATTTAAAATAA
- the acr3 gene encoding Arsenical-resistance protein Acr3 produces MAVGVGLGYLFPDISNVTNSLSVGTTNIPLAIGLILMMYPPLAKVDYSLLPKALKDKKVIAISLILNWVIGTVLMFGLAVLFLRNEPEYMSGLILIGLARCIAMVIVWSDLAKANREYTALLVALNSIFQILTYSFFVWLFINILPNKLGIANFNVSVSMKEVTQSVLIYLGIPFFAGFVSRYYLVKSKGIEWYNRKFVPKISPITLYALLFTIVLMFSLKGDKILELPLDVIKIAIPLIIYFVLMFFVSFFISKFLKVPYDKNASIAFTATGNNFELAIAVAIAVFGIHSPQAFVGVIGPLVEVPVLILLVRASLFLKRKYYKQ; encoded by the coding sequence ATGGCGGTAGGTGTGGGATTGGGTTATTTATTTCCAGATATTTCCAATGTAACGAACTCCCTTTCTGTTGGCACAACCAATATACCGTTGGCTATCGGATTGATATTGATGATGTATCCGCCTTTGGCAAAAGTAGATTACAGCTTGTTACCTAAAGCTCTAAAAGACAAAAAAGTAATTGCCATTTCCTTAATATTGAATTGGGTTATCGGTACCGTTTTGATGTTTGGTTTAGCCGTTCTGTTTTTACGAAACGAACCCGAATATATGTCGGGATTAATTTTAATTGGTCTGGCAAGGTGTATCGCAATGGTTATTGTGTGGAGTGATTTGGCAAAAGCAAACAGAGAATACACGGCATTATTGGTCGCCCTAAACAGTATCTTTCAGATATTGACTTACAGTTTTTTCGTTTGGCTTTTCATCAACATATTGCCCAATAAATTAGGGATTGCTAATTTCAATGTAAGTGTTTCAATGAAAGAAGTTACACAAAGCGTTTTGATATATTTAGGCATTCCTTTTTTTGCTGGTTTCGTGAGCCGTTATTATTTGGTAAAATCGAAAGGTATCGAGTGGTACAATAGAAAGTTTGTTCCAAAAATATCGCCTATTACATTGTATGCTTTACTGTTTACCATTGTGCTGATGTTCAGTTTAAAAGGCGACAAAATATTGGAGTTGCCTTTAGATGTCATAAAAATAGCGATACCATTAATCATTTATTTTGTACTAATGTTTTTCGTGAGTTTTTTCATTAGTAAATTTCTAAAAGTCCCTTATGATAAAAACGCATCTATTGCATTTACAGCTACTGGCAACAACTTTGAATTGGCCATTGCGGTCGCCATTGCGGTATTTGGCATACACTCGCCTCAAGCATTTGTGGGTGTAATCGGGCCTTTAGTTGAAGTTCCTGTTTTGATATTATTAGTCAGAGCAAGTCTATTTTTAAAACGAAAATATTATAAACAATGA
- the xerC_2 gene encoding Tyrosine recombinase XerC, translating into MEQAKKSTFKLLFYLKKNELKKNGNAPIMGRITIDGTPKTFGTKLEINPNNWDLKYGRVEGKSATALSINQKLDNIRGRIDKIYEDMLKHEGFATAQKVKLTFLGVGVMEDAILKVFKEQNEGFEKMVAKGKRSKSTYAKYTTVYNHLSEFIKERYHREDMAFRELTSDFIREFDFFLRIDKECTHNTVWVYTMPVIALVELAIKKGLLRDNPFDDYKITMEETDRSYLLKEDVEKLMFLNPSKQKYELVKDLFLFSCFTGLSYIDIKKLKWSNIQSFFDGHQWIISRRKKSDVASNVRLMEIPKRIIEKYRGITRSDYIFPVPSNATCNKHISKLIEEAGIVTEQKVTFHTARHTFATMFLTEGVPLESLSKMMGHKNISTTQIYAKITSQKISKDMDLVAPKFKAMEDAFLVKIEDEEIELLNEAPLGFYDTEEVMA; encoded by the coding sequence ATGGAGCAGGCAAAGAAATCGACGTTCAAGCTGCTTTTCTATCTGAAAAAGAACGAACTGAAAAAAAACGGTAATGCCCCGATCATGGGGCGTATTACTATTGATGGCACACCCAAGACTTTCGGGACAAAGTTAGAAATAAACCCCAATAATTGGGATTTGAAGTACGGAAGAGTTGAGGGCAAGAGTGCCACAGCTTTGAGTATTAATCAAAAGCTGGATAACATACGGGGCCGTATCGACAAGATTTATGAAGATATGCTAAAACACGAGGGCTTTGCAACCGCACAAAAGGTAAAGCTCACGTTTCTGGGTGTCGGTGTGATGGAAGATGCCATACTGAAAGTCTTTAAGGAGCAGAATGAAGGCTTTGAAAAAATGGTCGCTAAAGGGAAACGCTCTAAAAGCACCTATGCCAAGTATACCACTGTTTACAATCATCTTAGCGAATTTATAAAGGAACGGTACCATCGGGAGGATATGGCGTTCCGGGAACTCACTTCCGATTTTATCCGGGAGTTTGATTTCTTTCTCCGCATTGATAAAGAATGTACCCACAATACGGTTTGGGTTTATACAATGCCCGTTATTGCACTGGTAGAACTGGCTATTAAAAAAGGTTTGCTACGGGATAATCCTTTTGATGATTACAAGATCACTATGGAGGAAACCGACCGTAGTTACCTTCTAAAAGAGGATGTGGAAAAGTTAATGTTCCTGAACCCATCCAAACAGAAATATGAACTGGTAAAAGACCTCTTTCTTTTCAGTTGTTTTACCGGACTTTCTTACATTGATATTAAGAAACTGAAATGGAGCAATATTCAATCGTTCTTCGACGGCCACCAGTGGATTATCAGCAGGCGTAAAAAATCTGACGTTGCTTCAAACGTAAGGCTGATGGAAATCCCCAAACGCATTATTGAAAAATACAGAGGCATTACCAGAAGCGATTATATATTTCCTGTTCCGTCCAATGCGACCTGTAATAAGCATATCAGTAAACTTATTGAGGAAGCTGGCATTGTTACCGAACAGAAAGTTACTTTCCATACCGCACGTCACACATTTGCCACCATGTTTTTGACCGAGGGCGTACCGCTTGAAAGCCTTAGCAAAATGATGGGACACAAGAATATTTCCACCACCCAGATCTATGCTAAGATTACCAGCCAGAAAATCAGTAAGGATATGGATTTGGTAGCACCTAAATTCAAGGCAATGGAAGATGCGTTTCTTGTCAAAATCGAAGATGAAGAAATAGAATTATTGAATGAAGCTCCACTTGGATTTTATGATACCGAAGAAGTGATGGCTTAA
- the zitB_2 gene encoding Zinc transporter ZitB: MISKTEFRITKMDCPSEEQLIRMKLQNFDNIKLLEFDIPNRKLNVYHYGNAEHILKALEHLNLSTTLISTEKSEDNIEEEDKMQKKLLWTVLIINLSFFGIEMLYGLFSGSMGLIADSLDMLADSIVYALALFAVGGSLAFKNNIAKFAGYFQILLAVIGFVEVIRRFIGLEATPDFKTMIIVSSLALIANVICLYLLQKSTSKEAHMQASMIFTSNDVIINSGVIIAGIMVYLLKSSYPDLIIGGVVFVIVARGAYRILKLAK; this comes from the coding sequence ATGATTAGCAAAACGGAATTCAGAATTACGAAAATGGATTGCCCAAGTGAGGAGCAACTCATTCGTATGAAATTGCAAAACTTCGATAATATAAAATTATTGGAATTTGATATACCAAACAGAAAGCTGAATGTTTATCATTATGGAAATGCGGAGCATATTTTAAAAGCTTTGGAACACCTAAATCTAAGTACAACATTGATTTCTACCGAAAAAAGCGAAGACAATATTGAAGAAGAAGACAAAATGCAAAAAAAATTACTTTGGACGGTATTAATCATCAATTTATCGTTCTTTGGAATTGAAATGCTGTATGGGCTTTTTTCGGGTTCTATGGGGTTGATAGCTGATAGCTTGGATATGCTTGCGGATAGTATTGTTTATGCTTTGGCATTATTTGCCGTTGGTGGAAGTCTAGCATTCAAAAACAACATTGCCAAATTTGCTGGTTATTTTCAAATCCTGCTCGCTGTTATAGGTTTTGTTGAAGTTATCAGACGTTTTATTGGATTAGAAGCGACACCTGATTTCAAAACAATGATTATTGTTTCATCCCTAGCTTTAATTGCCAATGTAATTTGTCTCTATCTCTTGCAAAAAAGTACAAGCAAGGAAGCCCACATGCAGGCTTCGATGATTTTTACATCAAATGATGTGATTATCAATTCGGGGGTTATCATAGCGGGAATTATGGTCTATTTACTCAAATCCAGCTATCCAGACCTAATAATTGGAGGAGTTGTCTTCGTAATCGTAGCGCGTGGAGCATATAGGATATTAAAGTTAGCTAAGTAA
- a CDS encoding Single-stranded DNA-binding protein, whose protein sequence is MNITGRLTRDAEVRTTSQDKQVVNFSVATNDSYKNKQGERVEQTTFFDCSYWISPNVAKLLTKGTLVELTGRVSARAWTGNDGEARAGLNFHTSNIKLHGGSRKAETVQATAPSENSGFTAQGTEDDLPF, encoded by the coding sequence ATGAACATCACAGGAAGACTGACAAGAGATGCGGAAGTACGCACAACGTCACAGGACAAACAAGTAGTAAACTTTTCGGTAGCGACCAACGACAGCTACAAAAACAAACAGGGCGAACGAGTGGAGCAAACAACCTTTTTCGACTGCTCATATTGGATAAGTCCGAACGTAGCCAAGCTACTGACAAAAGGCACATTGGTAGAGCTCACAGGCAGGGTAAGTGCGAGAGCATGGACAGGTAATGATGGTGAAGCAAGAGCAGGACTGAATTTTCATACCTCTAACATCAAACTGCATGGAGGTAGCAGAAAAGCCGAAACCGTACAGGCTACTGCACCATCTGAAAACAGCGGATTTACAGCACAGGGAACAGAGGACGACCTCCCATTTTAA
- the ybdG gene encoding Miniconductance mechanosensitive channel YbdG, which translates to MDWINFLEEHTELLISNLGVSEHWVVYFRLLVLIILLIILSSLAFLIAKRVFIYYLYKVLKKSSFTWDDLFADTRAFNKLAHIAPAVIVRLMAPAIFSDFEQILPFVIRLTDAYLIIVSMAVFFSILKVGEYTLSQHPAFKDKPLTSYFQLIRILLYVVTIILVLSVILGKSPIYFLSAFGAMTAILLLVFKDTILGLVASVQMSSNDMVRVGDWVEMPKFNADGDVIDINLNTVKVQNWDKTITTIPTYYFITDSFKNWRGMQQSGGRRIKRAIFIDAHSVKLVDAEMREKLKKIQLISNYVKNRQKEIEEFNTQHNIDTSVLINGRQLTNLGVFRKYIESYLKSHPKIRQDMTLMVRQLASENKGIPMEIYCFTKTTAWVEYESIQSDIFDHLYSTATFFDIEIFQEPGGKDFSIAFDRNNVT; encoded by the coding sequence ATGGATTGGATAAATTTTCTTGAAGAACACACAGAATTATTAATATCAAATTTAGGAGTTTCAGAGCATTGGGTTGTCTATTTCAGATTGCTTGTTCTTATCATACTCCTAATCATATTATCATCTCTTGCATTCTTAATTGCAAAAAGAGTTTTCATATATTATCTCTATAAAGTATTGAAAAAAAGCTCGTTTACTTGGGACGATTTATTTGCTGATACAAGAGCATTCAACAAACTAGCTCACATCGCCCCTGCGGTTATAGTGCGATTAATGGCTCCTGCTATTTTTTCGGACTTTGAACAGATTCTTCCATTCGTTATAAGATTAACAGACGCTTATCTAATAATCGTTAGCATGGCGGTGTTTTTTTCTATATTAAAAGTGGGCGAATACACCTTATCCCAGCACCCTGCATTTAAAGATAAGCCATTAACCAGCTACTTTCAGCTCATTAGAATTCTACTTTATGTAGTTACGATCATTTTAGTGCTTTCGGTAATATTAGGTAAGTCACCTATTTATTTTCTTAGTGCATTTGGTGCAATGACAGCCATCTTACTATTGGTATTTAAGGATACTATTTTGGGCTTAGTGGCGAGTGTGCAGATGTCATCCAATGATATGGTGCGTGTGGGCGACTGGGTGGAAATGCCCAAATTTAATGCGGACGGAGATGTTATTGACATCAACCTGAACACTGTAAAAGTGCAGAATTGGGATAAAACCATTACTACCATTCCAACTTATTATTTTATTACAGACAGTTTTAAAAACTGGCGGGGAATGCAACAAAGTGGTGGAAGAAGAATCAAAAGAGCTATTTTTATAGATGCTCATTCGGTAAAACTTGTCGATGCTGAAATGAGAGAAAAGCTCAAAAAAATTCAACTTATTTCCAATTACGTAAAAAACCGTCAGAAAGAAATAGAAGAATTCAATACTCAACACAACATAGACACCTCAGTCTTAATTAACGGCAGGCAATTGACCAATTTGGGCGTGTTTAGAAAATACATTGAAAGCTATCTGAAATCACATCCGAAAATCAGACAGGACATGACCTTAATGGTCAGACAGCTTGCTAGTGAAAACAAAGGCATCCCGATGGAAATTTATTGTTTTACCAAAACTACCGCTTGGGTCGAATACGAATCAATACAATCAGATATTTTTGACCACTTGTATTCTACTGCTACTTTTTTCGATATAGAAATATTTCAGGAGCCGGGTGGGAAAGACTTTAGCATCGCTTTTGATAGAAATAATGTGACGTGA
- the arsC gene encoding Arsenate reductase, which yields MTKKILVLCTGNSCRSQIAEGYLRHFANGNAEVYSAGVETHGVNPKAIAIMQEDGIDISNHTSNNIDEYYDIDFDFVITVCDNAKERCPFFPTKAKKFHHNFSDPAKATGTDEEINEQFREVRQQIKEYCERFIAENLKRNQ from the coding sequence ATGACAAAGAAAATTTTAGTGCTTTGCACAGGAAACAGTTGCAGAAGTCAGATAGCTGAAGGTTATTTACGACATTTTGCGAACGGAAATGCAGAAGTTTACAGTGCAGGTGTCGAAACACACGGAGTAAACCCAAAAGCCATTGCAATAATGCAAGAAGACGGAATTGATATTTCAAATCATACGTCAAACAACATTGATGAATATTACGACATTGATTTTGATTTTGTCATTACAGTTTGCGACAATGCCAAAGAACGTTGTCCGTTTTTTCCAACTAAAGCAAAAAAGTTTCATCACAACTTTTCAGACCCAGCAAAAGCAACAGGAACAGACGAAGAAATTAATGAACAGTTCAGAGAAGTCAGACAGCAAATTAAAGAATACTGCGAACGATTTATAGCGGAAAATCTAAAGAGGAACCAATAA